In Novipirellula caenicola, one genomic interval encodes:
- a CDS encoding macro domain-containing protein → MTNINVVTGDLLDQDVEVIVNAWNRNIIPWWLLLPQGVSGAIKRRAGYAPFRELAKHGPIPLGGAVLTSAGKLPFKAIIHVAGISMTWRSNERSIRDSCRNALAMAEQKQFTSIALPLIGAGTGGGSTSAVLAMMKVELATVRFAGRIVIVQFKKD, encoded by the coding sequence ATGACCAATATCAACGTCGTGACGGGCGACCTACTCGATCAAGACGTCGAGGTCATCGTCAACGCCTGGAATCGAAACATCATTCCATGGTGGCTGCTGCTTCCTCAAGGCGTCTCCGGAGCGATCAAGCGTCGTGCTGGATATGCACCGTTTCGCGAACTCGCCAAGCACGGTCCGATTCCGCTCGGCGGGGCCGTGCTAACCAGTGCGGGCAAGCTGCCATTCAAAGCCATCATCCACGTGGCCGGCATCAGCATGACATGGCGGTCCAACGAACGGTCGATTCGTGATTCTTGTCGAAATGCGTTGGCGATGGCCGAGCAAAAGCAATTTACTTCGATTGCGTTGCCACTGATTGGTGCGGGCACGGGTGGCGGGTCGACCAGCGCCGTACTTGCTATGATGAAGGTTGAGCTCGCAACGGTTCGCTTCGCAGGGCGAATCGTGATCGTCCAATTCAAGAAAGACTGA
- a CDS encoding macro domain-containing protein, with product MQINLQVGDVLRVPADGLISTANPWLNLSGGVNGAILSAVGPTIQQELHSYLKRHGISAVPAGSVVQSNAGDLPFDYILHAVAIDPFYDSSIKLVRQTVFAALEMAIKAGAKTISMPTLATGYGPLSIADFGTAVAPLVGEPRFDGLSLTIVVRTAEHQSELADAISAARVQA from the coding sequence ATGCAAATCAACCTCCAAGTTGGCGATGTGCTGAGAGTGCCCGCGGACGGGTTGATCTCTACCGCAAACCCTTGGCTGAATCTTTCCGGCGGCGTCAATGGAGCGATCCTTTCGGCGGTTGGGCCGACGATTCAACAAGAACTGCACTCCTACCTGAAACGTCATGGCATCTCGGCGGTGCCAGCGGGAAGCGTCGTCCAAAGCAACGCCGGAGACCTGCCGTTCGATTACATTCTGCATGCCGTCGCAATCGACCCGTTCTACGATTCGTCCATTAAACTTGTCCGTCAGACCGTGTTTGCCGCTTTGGAAATGGCCATCAAAGCAGGAGCGAAGACGATCTCGATGCCGACCCTGGCCACCGGGTACGGCCCATTGTCGATCGCTGATTTTGGAACCGCGGTGGCACCGCTTGTAGGTGAACCTAGGTTCGATGGACTTTCATTGACCATCGTCGTCCGCACAGCCGAGCATCAATCCGAGCTCGCTGACGCGATTTCAGCGGCACGAGTTCAAGCGTAA
- a CDS encoding DUF1559 domain-containing protein, translated as MFTKTSHRQGFTLVELLVVIAIIGVLVGLLLPAVQAAREAARRMSCSNNVKQLGLALQNYHSAYGQLPMHSGGTYLKLDDTTYTGADRNRATNRFRLSFLVGLTPFFEQQAIWEQISNPMATNAAGNSITPSYPAMGPHPWDTEYAPWMTEIPALRCPSDPGVGLPAMGRTNYAAGLGDATDNNDRGALRFYGGTRGWDSDSAHAALVSAACRGVFFPRKFVKFRDLLDGTSNTMLCGEIVTGLGDRDARGISLENAGWTNQGVHDTPTRCDSQLDPARPQFWRQTLTFGNLTADGEGRGFRWADSAAAYTCVNNIRPPNKGICMGASESSAGHLPVSSRHQGGAHVLMADGAVKFITESIDSGDQSAGTVINGGTGVRAPGSKSPYGLWGALGTRANREVISEPF; from the coding sequence ATGTTTACAAAAACTTCCCATCGGCAAGGGTTCACCCTGGTCGAACTACTTGTCGTGATTGCCATCATTGGCGTCCTTGTTGGTCTTTTGTTGCCCGCCGTGCAGGCGGCGCGTGAGGCGGCGCGACGGATGTCGTGTAGCAATAATGTCAAGCAGCTTGGTCTCGCACTGCAAAACTACCATTCCGCCTATGGCCAATTACCGATGCATTCTGGTGGGACTTATTTGAAGCTCGATGACACCACCTACACCGGTGCAGATCGTAATCGAGCGACGAATCGGTTTCGTCTGAGTTTCCTTGTCGGTTTGACTCCCTTTTTTGAACAGCAGGCAATTTGGGAGCAAATCTCGAATCCGATGGCCACGAATGCGGCGGGAAATTCCATCACTCCATCTTATCCTGCGATGGGCCCGCATCCTTGGGATACAGAATACGCCCCTTGGATGACCGAAATTCCGGCTCTTCGCTGTCCCAGCGATCCTGGAGTCGGTTTGCCGGCGATGGGCCGAACCAACTACGCCGCTGGTCTTGGTGATGCGACGGATAACAACGATCGCGGCGCGTTGCGATTCTATGGCGGCACGCGCGGATGGGATTCCGATAGCGCCCACGCCGCACTCGTCTCGGCTGCCTGTCGCGGCGTTTTCTTTCCTCGCAAATTTGTGAAGTTCAGAGACCTTCTCGACGGGACGTCCAACACGATGCTCTGTGGAGAGATTGTGACAGGCTTGGGCGACCGTGACGCCCGAGGTATTTCGCTTGAAAACGCGGGTTGGACGAATCAGGGTGTGCATGACACGCCCACCCGATGCGACTCGCAACTTGACCCGGCGCGACCGCAATTTTGGCGTCAAACGCTAACCTTCGGAAATCTCACCGCCGATGGCGAAGGCCGTGGTTTTCGTTGGGCTGATTCTGCAGCGGCGTATACCTGTGTCAACAACATTCGTCCGCCTAACAAAGGCATTTGCATGGGGGCGAGTGAATCGTCAGCAGGGCACTTGCCCGTTAGCAGCCGTCATCAGGGCGGAGCTCATGTCTTGATGGCGGATGGTGCCGTCAAGTTTATTACGGAATCAATTGACTCTGGGGACCAGTCGGCGGGCACGGTGATCAATGGAGGAACCGGAGTTCGTGCGCCGGGCTCGAAGAGCCCCTACGGCCTGTGGGGTGCCTTGGGGACACGAGCAAACCGTGAAGTGATTTCCGAGCCATTCTAA
- a CDS encoding DedA family protein gives MSLSLAPLIEQILTWIAAYGLLALGLSIFAAAVGVPLPSTLFVIAAGAFVRQGVLDEVLTPICILACVVLGDVVSFGMGRYARISIERRFGGRRSWRRARSALLNRGGVAIYLTRWMLTAFAVPTNLAAGGGGYPFVRFLAFDVAGEVTWILVFGGLGYAFGSEWEVIGSLASDFSGLLVGIVFVLAGVYFLLKRKRPTQVRFRKWKRKDQSEELDNQELQR, from the coding sequence ATGAGTTTGTCGCTTGCACCGCTGATTGAACAGATCCTCACCTGGATCGCCGCGTACGGCCTGCTCGCACTAGGTCTATCGATTTTTGCAGCCGCTGTCGGAGTTCCGCTGCCCAGCACGCTGTTTGTGATCGCGGCAGGGGCGTTCGTGCGACAAGGTGTTTTGGATGAGGTGTTGACTCCGATTTGTATCCTTGCCTGTGTCGTGCTGGGTGACGTGGTTTCGTTTGGTATGGGCCGCTATGCTCGCATCAGCATCGAACGTCGCTTCGGAGGACGGCGGTCGTGGCGGCGTGCGCGATCCGCACTGCTGAATCGGGGTGGAGTCGCAATCTATCTCACTCGCTGGATGCTCACCGCGTTCGCAGTTCCCACCAACTTGGCAGCCGGCGGCGGTGGCTATCCCTTTGTCCGTTTTCTCGCCTTCGATGTGGCAGGCGAAGTGACCTGGATTCTCGTTTTCGGCGGGCTCGGCTATGCCTTTGGCAGTGAATGGGAGGTGATCGGCAGCTTGGCCAGCGACTTTAGCGGCCTGCTGGTGGGCATCGTGTTCGTCCTGGCCGGCGTGTATTTCCTGTTAAAGCGAAAACGTCCAACGCAAGTGCGATTCAGAAAATGGAAACGCAAAGATCAAAGCGAAGAACTCGACAATCAAGAGTTGCAACGCTGA
- a CDS encoding AraC family transcriptional regulator, with protein sequence MKHFKVRGSADDGITVHQWESGEHTWPNHSHPEYKLGVSEGGTGTFFYRGQRYSTGPGKLLVIHPNEVHSCTATGAWRYLYADPNVVANIVRTFDRNGDIEPLLLPPVIDDTQLVELVLRAHRAMDDGNSQLDQESAFYDAICELLVRHASLSDIPKQQGRVNIRRVQESLEARFRENVSLHELAQLAGTSAPYLSRVFSKEVGMPIQLYLSQIRVRRAQQMLKAGETLANVAYAAGFTDQSHFTRHFKRFIGVAPGTYSKAVNSTGTP encoded by the coding sequence GTGAAGCATTTCAAGGTTCGTGGTTCTGCTGATGACGGGATTACGGTGCATCAATGGGAGTCGGGCGAACACACTTGGCCGAATCACTCCCACCCTGAATACAAACTGGGCGTTTCCGAAGGCGGGACCGGGACGTTTTTCTATCGTGGCCAGCGATATTCCACCGGACCGGGGAAACTGCTTGTCATCCACCCTAATGAAGTGCATTCGTGCACGGCTACAGGGGCGTGGCGTTATCTCTATGCTGACCCGAACGTCGTCGCCAATATCGTCAGGACGTTTGACCGCAACGGCGATATCGAACCTTTGTTGCTGCCTCCGGTCATCGACGACACTCAACTTGTCGAACTCGTTTTGCGGGCTCACCGGGCGATGGATGACGGAAATTCGCAGTTGGATCAGGAATCCGCCTTCTATGATGCCATCTGCGAGCTTTTAGTGCGGCACGCATCGTTGTCGGACATTCCGAAACAGCAGGGACGCGTGAACATTCGCCGGGTCCAGGAAAGTTTGGAAGCGAGATTCCGCGAGAATGTCTCGCTTCACGAACTCGCGCAATTGGCCGGGACCTCGGCCCCGTATCTAAGCCGCGTCTTCTCCAAAGAGGTCGGCATGCCCATCCAGCTCTATCTCTCTCAAATCCGAGTGCGTCGTGCGCAGCAGATGTTGAAGGCCGGCGAGACGCTGGCTAATGTCGCCTACGCCGCCGGTTTCACGGACCAATCACACTTCACACGACATTTCAAACGATTCATCGGGGTGGCACCGGGAACATATTCCAAGGCAGTGAATTCAACCGGCACCCCCTGA
- a CDS encoding dual specificity protein phosphatase family protein, whose amino-acid sequence MKYGFLFLLLAVALSITAARVGPWAWLLFYPAFSFGVVAAAYLHSAPGVFGKRFDGGRSRLGTLLVFPYVVYVAAVWHLVRLLSREPKLSSLGKDLILSRRLLAHELPDNIPSVVDLTCEFTEPKRDWMLQSYTCYPMLDGSAATSEELRQLAAEINDMPKPVLIHCAQGHGRTGLVASAVLLVSGKANTAADAIAMVQSARPGVELNPLQRSVLEQI is encoded by the coding sequence ATGAAGTACGGGTTCCTCTTTCTGTTGTTGGCGGTGGCACTATCAATCACTGCCGCTCGCGTTGGTCCGTGGGCGTGGCTACTTTTTTATCCCGCGTTTTCGTTTGGTGTCGTTGCAGCGGCGTACTTGCACTCGGCCCCCGGTGTCTTTGGCAAACGTTTTGACGGCGGACGTTCCCGACTCGGAACGCTGCTGGTGTTTCCCTATGTCGTGTACGTTGCCGCCGTGTGGCATCTGGTTCGGCTACTTTCGCGAGAGCCAAAGCTGAGCTCGCTCGGCAAAGATTTGATTCTTTCCAGACGACTGCTTGCACACGAACTACCGGATAACATCCCGTCGGTGGTCGACTTGACTTGTGAATTCACGGAACCGAAGCGTGATTGGATGCTTCAGTCGTACACTTGTTATCCCATGCTGGATGGTTCCGCAGCGACTTCGGAGGAACTTCGACAGCTTGCCGCGGAAATCAATGACATGCCAAAGCCGGTTCTGATTCATTGCGCCCAAGGTCACGGCCGAACCGGCCTTGTTGCTTCAGCGGTTCTGCTTGTTTCGGGAAAAGCAAATACCGCTGCAGACGCAATCGCGATGGTCCAGTCGGCCCGCCCCGGTGTTGAATTGAATCCATTGCAGAGGTCTGTCTTAGAGCAGATCTAG